One Mycobacteriales bacterium genomic region harbors:
- a CDS encoding MraY family glycosyltransferase, with protein MREYVLTGVLVAAVTYLLTPYARRFAIATHSYTEVRERDVHTIPTPRLGGLAIFGGLCAGLLVASRLPTLHRAFQTSDIRGVLLGGLVLVLLGAADDRWGLDALTKLAGQILAAGIMVLNGVQLLYLPIPGQGALSLGLDLGVPLTILFVVVTINAINFIDGLDGLAAGVVAIASLSFFAYSYELSVVHHFDRATAPTLLTAVLAGACIGFLPHNFNPARIFMGDSGSMLLGLVLAAATLSLTGQLDPNALPADDFAPGLLPLLLPLAIVAVPVGDLVLAVVRRSRARQAPWAPDKQHLHHRLLRLGHSHARAVLMMYGWSALIAGGTVTVALAHHRPLLILSFVLIAAAILLVASSVPRLRLAHRTSGH; from the coding sequence GTGCGCGAGTACGTCCTTACCGGGGTGCTCGTGGCGGCGGTCACCTATCTGCTGACCCCCTACGCGCGCCGCTTCGCCATCGCCACCCACTCCTACACCGAGGTCCGCGAGCGCGACGTCCACACCATCCCGACACCGCGGCTCGGCGGTCTGGCGATCTTCGGCGGGCTGTGCGCTGGCCTGCTGGTCGCGAGCCGGCTGCCCACCCTGCACCGGGCGTTCCAGACCAGTGACATCAGGGGTGTCCTGCTCGGCGGGCTGGTGCTCGTGCTGCTCGGCGCGGCCGACGACCGGTGGGGGCTCGACGCGCTGACCAAGCTCGCCGGCCAGATCCTGGCCGCCGGGATCATGGTCCTCAACGGCGTGCAGCTGCTCTACCTGCCGATCCCCGGCCAGGGCGCGCTCTCGCTCGGGCTCGACCTCGGCGTGCCGCTGACCATCCTGTTCGTGGTCGTCACGATCAACGCGATCAACTTCATCGACGGGCTCGACGGGCTGGCCGCGGGGGTCGTGGCGATCGCGTCGCTGTCGTTCTTCGCCTACTCCTACGAGCTGTCCGTGGTGCACCACTTCGACCGCGCGACCGCGCCGACGCTCCTGACCGCGGTGCTCGCGGGAGCCTGCATCGGGTTCCTGCCGCACAACTTCAACCCGGCGCGGATCTTCATGGGCGACTCCGGCTCGATGCTGCTCGGCCTCGTGCTCGCCGCAGCCACGCTCAGCCTGACCGGCCAGCTCGACCCGAACGCGCTGCCCGCCGACGACTTCGCGCCCGGGCTGCTGCCGCTGCTCCTGCCGCTCGCGATCGTCGCCGTACCGGTCGGAGACCTGGTTCTTGCCGTCGTACGCCGAAGCCGCGCCCGTCAGGCGCCGTGGGCGCCGGACAAGCAGCACCTGCACCACCGGCTGCTGCGCCTCGGGCACTCGCACGCCCGCGCGGTGCTGATGATGTACGGCTGGTCCGCGCTGATCGCGGGCGGCACGGTGACCGTCGCGCTGGCGCACCACCGCCCCCTGCTGATCCTGTCGTTCGTGCTGATCGCCGCGGCGATCCTGCTGGTCGCGAGCAGCGTGCCCCGGCTGCGGCTGGCGCACCGGACATCGGGCCACTGA
- a CDS encoding F0F1 ATP synthase subunit B, translated as MHHPAVEAANNFLVPNGTFFFELICFLVVLYILGKKIIPRITKLIDERQAAIRKQFEDAEAAKTRLEAAEVEYKEALAETRREASRLREQAQAERAGIVEEARTEAQARVEEMLASAEERIETERQQTILALRNEIGELAMTLSERIVHDSLRRDARQRKLVEDFIAGVGATELVEAEHAGSGPVEQG; from the coding sequence ATGCATCATCCTGCCGTCGAAGCGGCGAACAACTTCCTGGTTCCGAACGGGACGTTCTTCTTCGAGCTGATCTGCTTCCTGGTCGTGCTCTACATCCTCGGCAAGAAGATCATCCCGAGGATCACGAAGCTGATCGACGAGCGGCAGGCGGCGATCCGCAAGCAGTTCGAGGACGCCGAGGCGGCGAAGACCCGGCTCGAAGCCGCCGAGGTCGAGTACAAGGAGGCCCTCGCCGAGACCCGCCGGGAGGCGTCCAGGCTGCGCGAGCAGGCCCAGGCCGAGCGCGCAGGGATCGTCGAAGAAGCGCGCACCGAGGCGCAGGCCCGGGTCGAGGAGATGCTGGCCAGCGCCGAGGAGCGGATCGAGACCGAGCGGCAGCAGACCATCCTCGCGCTGCGCAACGAGATCGGCGAGCTCGCGATGACGCTCTCCGAGCGGATCGTGCACGACTCGCTGCGACGTGACGCCCGCCAGCGCAAGCTGGTCGAGGACTTCATCGCGGGTGTCGGCGCCACCGAGCTGGTCGAGGCCGAGCACGCCGGTTCGGGCCCGGTGGAGCAGGGCTGA
- the glyA gene encoding serine hydroxymethyltransferase, whose product MTDATPFWGPDFDALSESDPEIAVVVLNELDRLRGGLQLIASENFTSPAVLAALGSTLSNKYAEGYPGKRYYGGCEIVDKAETIGIERAKALFGAEHANLQSHSGASANLAAYAALLSPGDTVLAMSLPHGGHLTHGSKVNFSGKWFNTVAYGVREDDELIDYDEVRELAREHRPKMIICGATAYPRLIDFEAFRSIADEVDARLMVDAAHFIGLVAGKAIPSPVPYADIVTFTTHKVLRGPRGGMIVCKEELGAKIDKAVFPFSQGGPLMHAVAAKAVALKEASTPDYQAYARQVIANAQTLAEGLAAEGMRPVSGGTDTHLALIDLRGVGVTGKDAEARCDAARITLNKNSIPFDPEPPSIGSGVRVGTAAVTTQGMGEGEMKEIAGLIARAVRDSDGTAAAEIGAAVGGLVTAHPAYPRG is encoded by the coding sequence ATGACTGACGCCACCCCGTTCTGGGGACCCGACTTCGACGCGCTGTCAGAGAGTGACCCCGAGATCGCGGTGGTCGTGCTGAACGAGCTCGACCGGCTGCGCGGCGGCCTGCAGCTGATCGCGAGCGAGAACTTCACCTCGCCCGCCGTGCTCGCCGCGCTCGGGTCGACCCTGTCCAACAAGTACGCCGAGGGCTACCCGGGCAAGCGCTACTACGGCGGCTGCGAGATCGTCGACAAGGCGGAGACGATCGGGATCGAGCGGGCCAAGGCGCTGTTCGGTGCGGAGCACGCCAACCTGCAGTCGCACTCCGGCGCGAGCGCGAACCTCGCCGCGTACGCCGCCCTGCTCAGCCCCGGCGACACCGTGCTCGCGATGAGCCTGCCGCACGGCGGCCACCTGACCCACGGCAGCAAGGTCAACTTCTCCGGCAAGTGGTTCAACACGGTCGCCTACGGCGTGCGCGAGGACGACGAGCTGATCGACTACGACGAGGTGCGCGAGCTGGCTCGCGAGCACCGGCCGAAGATGATCATCTGCGGCGCGACCGCCTACCCCCGGCTGATCGACTTCGAGGCGTTCCGCTCGATCGCCGACGAGGTCGACGCCCGCCTCATGGTCGACGCCGCGCACTTCATCGGGCTGGTCGCCGGCAAGGCGATCCCGAGCCCGGTTCCGTACGCCGACATCGTTACCTTCACCACGCACAAGGTCCTGCGCGGGCCGCGCGGCGGGATGATCGTGTGCAAGGAGGAGCTCGGCGCGAAGATCGACAAGGCGGTCTTCCCGTTCAGCCAGGGCGGCCCGCTCATGCACGCGGTCGCGGCGAAGGCGGTCGCGCTCAAGGAGGCGTCGACACCGGACTACCAGGCCTACGCCCGCCAGGTGATCGCCAACGCGCAGACCCTCGCCGAGGGGCTCGCGGCCGAGGGCATGCGCCCGGTCAGCGGCGGCACCGACACCCACCTCGCGCTGATCGACCTGCGCGGGGTCGGCGTCACGGGCAAGGACGCCGAGGCCCGCTGCGACGCCGCGCGGATCACGCTGAACAAGAACTCGATCCCCTTCGACCCGGAGCCGCCGTCGATCGGCTCCGGCGTGCGGGTCGGCACCGCGGCGGTCACGACGCAGGGGATGGGCGAGGGGGAGATGAAGGAGATCGCCGGGCTGATCGCCCGCGCGGTCCGCGACTCCGACGGGACCGCCGCAGCCGAGATCGGCGCCGCCGTCGGCGGCCTCGTGACGGCGCATCCGGCGTACCCTCGGGGCTGA
- the atpA gene encoding F0F1 ATP synthase subunit alpha: MTELSIRPEEIRAALEGLVSSYDATTEREEVGVVIDTGDGIARVEGLHSAMTNELLEFEGGLLGIALNLDVREIGCVILGESQGIEEGQQVRRTGNVLSVPVGDGFLGRIVDPLGRPLDGKGDVSSTERRELELQAPNVMSRQPVKEPLQTGIKAIDSMTAIGRGQRQLIIGDRQTGKTAVALDAIINQRDNWKSGDKKQIVKCVYVAIGQKGSTVAQVHNALQEAGAMDYTTIVAAPASFPAAFKYIAPYAGSAIAQHWMYAGEHALIIFDDLSKQADAYRNISLLLRRPAGREAYPGDVFYLHSRLLERCAKLSDDLGGGSLTGLPIIETKGNDVSAYIPTNVISITDGQIFLETDLFNSGVRPAINVGVSVSRVGGNAQTKAMKGVAGRLRLDLAQYRELEAFSAFGSDLDKASKAQLERGARLVELLKQPQYTPYPVERQVVSIWAGTSGSLDDVPTEDISKFEREFLDYVGRQHKGIYDEILSGARVEGGLAEQLENAISDFKKQFETSSGEAIGGDDLKSKVEEDEAEDSAGTSDDGGDDGDTDNGDDGDDGNSDEA, encoded by the coding sequence GTGACCGAGTTGAGCATCCGGCCCGAGGAGATCCGAGCCGCCCTCGAAGGGCTGGTCTCGTCCTACGACGCCACGACCGAACGCGAGGAGGTCGGCGTCGTCATCGACACCGGCGATGGCATCGCCCGGGTCGAGGGCCTGCACTCGGCCATGACGAACGAGCTGCTGGAGTTCGAAGGCGGCCTGCTCGGCATCGCGCTGAACCTCGACGTCCGCGAGATCGGCTGCGTCATCCTCGGCGAGTCGCAGGGCATCGAGGAGGGCCAGCAGGTCCGCCGGACCGGCAACGTGCTGTCCGTCCCGGTCGGTGACGGGTTCCTCGGCCGGATCGTCGACCCGCTCGGCCGCCCGCTCGACGGCAAGGGCGACGTGTCCTCTACCGAGCGCCGCGAGCTGGAGCTGCAGGCCCCGAACGTCATGTCCCGCCAGCCGGTGAAGGAGCCGCTGCAGACCGGGATCAAGGCGATCGACTCGATGACCGCGATCGGCCGCGGCCAGCGTCAGCTCATCATCGGCGACCGGCAGACCGGCAAGACCGCGGTCGCGCTCGACGCGATCATCAACCAGCGCGACAACTGGAAGTCCGGCGACAAGAAGCAGATCGTGAAGTGCGTCTACGTCGCGATCGGCCAGAAGGGCTCGACGGTCGCGCAGGTCCACAACGCGCTGCAGGAGGCCGGCGCGATGGACTACACAACCATCGTCGCCGCGCCCGCGTCGTTCCCGGCCGCGTTCAAGTACATCGCGCCGTACGCCGGCTCCGCGATCGCCCAGCACTGGATGTACGCCGGCGAGCACGCGCTGATCATCTTCGACGACCTGTCGAAGCAGGCCGACGCCTACCGCAACATCTCGCTGCTGCTCCGGCGGCCGGCCGGCCGCGAGGCCTACCCGGGCGACGTCTTCTACCTGCACTCGCGGCTGCTCGAGCGTTGCGCCAAGCTCTCCGACGACCTCGGCGGCGGCTCGCTGACCGGGCTGCCGATCATCGAGACCAAGGGCAACGACGTCTCGGCGTACATCCCGACCAACGTCATCTCGATCACCGACGGGCAGATCTTCCTCGAGACCGACCTGTTCAACTCCGGCGTGCGTCCCGCGATCAACGTCGGCGTCTCCGTCTCCCGGGTCGGCGGCAACGCGCAGACCAAGGCGATGAAGGGCGTCGCGGGCCGGCTGCGGCTCGACCTCGCGCAGTACCGCGAGCTCGAGGCGTTCTCGGCGTTCGGCTCGGACCTCGACAAGGCATCGAAGGCGCAGCTCGAGCGCGGTGCCCGGCTGGTCGAGCTGCTCAAGCAGCCGCAGTACACGCCGTACCCGGTGGAGCGCCAGGTGGTCTCGATCTGGGCCGGCACCTCCGGGTCGCTCGACGACGTGCCGACCGAGGACATCTCGAAGTTCGAGCGCGAGTTCCTCGACTACGTCGGGCGCCAGCACAAGGGCATCTACGACGAGATCCTCTCCGGCGCGCGGGTCGAGGGCGGGCTTGCCGAGCAGCTCGAGAACGCGATCAGCGACTTCAAGAAGCAGTTCGAGACCTCGAGCGGCGAGGCGATCGGCGGCGACGACCTGAAGTCGAAGGTCGAGGAGGACGAGGCCGAGGACTCCGCCGGCACGAGCGACGACGGCGGCGATGACGGCGACACCGACAACGGCGACGACGGCGACGACGGCAACTCGGACGAAGCCTGA
- a CDS encoding F0F1 ATP synthase subunit gamma, which yields MGAQLREYRRRIKSVQSTKKITRAMELIAASRIVKAQQRITASRPYAEAITGVVRTVTAEGVVNAEHPLVTPRENPSRAALLVITSDRGLAGGYSANVLRAGEQATTRLRENGIETMPFLVGRKALGYYRFRGRDISHNWTGFSEQPSLEDARRVSAALLEQFVKGSDDGGVDEIHMVYTHFISMASQKVVALRLIPLDPEDFAESDSESGSDDGGSEGASGLIEFEPEGVGVLDALLPRYLTARIFAAMLDAAASEQVARRRAMKSATDNADDLIKQLTRDANSARQAEITQEIMEIVGGAEALAGSGSEL from the coding sequence ATGGGTGCCCAGCTTCGCGAGTATCGGCGACGGATCAAGTCGGTCCAGTCGACGAAGAAGATCACGCGCGCGATGGAGCTCATCGCGGCGTCCCGGATCGTCAAGGCGCAGCAACGGATCACGGCGTCACGCCCGTACGCCGAGGCGATCACGGGCGTCGTGCGGACGGTCACCGCAGAGGGCGTCGTCAACGCGGAGCATCCGCTGGTCACCCCGCGCGAGAACCCGTCGCGGGCGGCGCTGCTGGTGATCACCAGCGACCGCGGGCTGGCCGGCGGCTACAGCGCGAACGTGCTTCGCGCCGGCGAGCAGGCCACCACCCGGCTGCGCGAGAACGGCATCGAGACGATGCCGTTCCTCGTCGGGCGCAAGGCCCTCGGCTACTACCGCTTCCGCGGTCGCGACATCTCGCACAACTGGACGGGGTTCTCGGAGCAGCCGTCGCTCGAGGACGCGCGCCGGGTCAGCGCTGCGCTGCTCGAGCAGTTCGTCAAGGGATCCGACGACGGCGGTGTCGACGAGATCCACATGGTCTACACGCACTTCATCTCGATGGCGTCGCAGAAGGTGGTGGCGCTCCGGTTGATCCCGCTCGACCCGGAGGACTTCGCCGAGTCGGACTCCGAGTCCGGGTCGGACGACGGCGGCTCGGAGGGAGCCAGCGGGCTGATCGAGTTCGAGCCGGAGGGTGTCGGCGTACTCGACGCCCTGCTCCCGCGCTATCTCACCGCGCGGATCTTCGCCGCGATGCTCGATGCGGCCGCGAGCGAGCAGGTCGCCCGGCGGCGCGCGATGAAGTCGGCGACCGACAACGCGGACGATCTGATCAAGCAGCTGACCCGCGATGCCAACTCGGCCCGGCAGGCCGAGATCACGCAGGAAATCATGGAAATCGTCGGCGGCGCAGAGGCGCTCGCCGGCTCAGGGAGCGAATTGTGA
- a CDS encoding F0F1 ATP synthase subunit C has protein sequence MKTAGGLIGGGLALGGGAIGAGVGDGIAGNALISGIARQPEAQGQLTGQFFLTVGLVEAAYFINLAFAALFVFVLGK, from the coding sequence ATCAAGACCGCTGGCGGTCTGATCGGCGGTGGTCTCGCGCTCGGTGGCGGCGCCATCGGCGCCGGGGTCGGTGACGGAATCGCCGGTAACGCGCTGATCAGCGGGATCGCACGGCAGCCGGAGGCACAGGGCCAGCTGACCGGTCAGTTCTTCCTGACCGTCGGCCTGGTCGAAGCGGCGTACTTCATCAACCTGGCGTTCGCCGCGCTGTTCGTCTTCGTGCTCGGCAAGTGA
- a CDS encoding AtpZ/AtpI family protein, with protein MAPPANRPTPNAGTLLGIGSMLGVCVGLGVFLGVLGDRAFGTSPLLALLGVLIGILVGAAGAYQVIRPYTRTSPVPSDPVQADRAEPDNDVRSDDR; from the coding sequence ATGGCCCCTCCCGCCAACCGCCCGACACCGAACGCCGGCACGCTGCTCGGGATCGGGTCGATGTTGGGCGTCTGCGTCGGTCTCGGCGTCTTCCTCGGCGTCCTCGGCGACCGGGCGTTTGGCACTTCACCCCTGCTCGCCCTGCTCGGCGTACTCATTGGTATCTTGGTTGGCGCCGCCGGCGCCTACCAGGTGATCCGGCCCTATACGCGCACCAGCCCAGTTCCATCAGACCCAGTTCAAGCCGACCGAGCCGAACCAGACAATGACGTCCGATCCGACGACCGGTGA
- a CDS encoding glycosyltransferase has translation AAMVAEPERVHLLENPGKLGLGRAYATGFARALSFDQYDVVVQMDADGSHAASDVDRLVAAAEDADLVIGSRYVPGGSSLGLVGARGLLSRGGNSYARLLVHTKVNDLTGGFKAWRATLLAKLIGEATGSDGYAFQIEMTVRAARAGARIVEVPITFHARRAGSSKMDWRIAAEAAWLVPWMARHYSSRRNGARQG, from the coding sequence GCGGCGATGGTGGCCGAGCCGGAGCGCGTCCACCTGCTGGAGAACCCCGGCAAGCTCGGTCTCGGCCGGGCGTACGCCACCGGTTTCGCCCGGGCGCTGTCCTTCGACCAGTACGACGTCGTCGTGCAGATGGACGCGGACGGCTCGCACGCGGCGAGCGATGTCGACCGGCTGGTCGCGGCCGCCGAGGACGCCGACCTCGTGATCGGCTCGCGCTACGTCCCCGGCGGGAGCAGCCTCGGCCTGGTCGGGGCCCGCGGCCTGCTCTCCCGCGGGGGCAACAGCTACGCCCGGCTGCTGGTCCACACCAAGGTCAACGACCTCACCGGCGGCTTCAAGGCCTGGCGCGCGACGCTGCTGGCGAAGCTGATCGGCGAGGCCACCGGCAGCGACGGCTACGCGTTCCAGATCGAGATGACCGTGCGGGCCGCTCGGGCCGGCGCCCGGATCGTCGAGGTGCCGATCACGTTCCACGCTCGGCGCGCGGGCAGCTCGAAGATGGACTGGCGGATCGCCGCCGAGGCGGCCTGGCTGGTGCCTTGGATGGCCCGGCACTACTCGTCGCGCCGCAACGGCGCCCGGCAGGGGTAG
- a CDS encoding F0F1 ATP synthase subunit delta: protein MQGASRTSLSMLREQLPTDGDLIGLSEQLYAVVSLLMTQGSLRRALSDPATPSKTKAGVVDSLFAERLDAPALELVRAAARSRWSQPRDLLDSLEELGIDASLAAAEAAGQLDEVEDELFRFGRILDAEPELRSVLTDRNLRGEPKRELLHTLLDGKVTDVTFALLERVVLEPRGRTIEHALRDLSNLAAQRRNRLIAHVTTAVELTEDEQRDLAAALSETYAHELRLEIVVDESLIGGLTVRVGDELIDASVARQLDEARRKLTGVSGTRPRRA, encoded by the coding sequence ATGCAAGGAGCCAGCCGCACATCGCTGTCGATGCTGCGCGAACAGCTGCCGACCGACGGCGACCTGATCGGCCTGTCCGAGCAGCTGTACGCCGTCGTCTCGCTGCTGATGACGCAGGGCTCGCTGCGCCGGGCGCTGTCCGACCCGGCGACGCCGTCGAAGACCAAGGCCGGCGTCGTCGACAGCCTGTTCGCGGAGCGGCTCGACGCTCCGGCGCTCGAGCTGGTGCGCGCCGCGGCCCGCTCGCGCTGGTCGCAGCCGCGGGACCTGCTCGACTCGCTGGAAGAGCTCGGCATCGACGCGTCGCTCGCGGCGGCCGAGGCGGCCGGCCAGCTCGACGAGGTCGAGGACGAGCTGTTCCGCTTCGGGCGGATCCTCGACGCCGAGCCGGAGCTGCGGTCGGTCCTCACCGACCGCAACCTGCGCGGGGAGCCCAAGCGCGAGCTGCTGCACACCCTGCTCGACGGCAAGGTGACCGACGTCACCTTCGCGCTGCTCGAGCGTGTCGTCCTCGAGCCACGCGGCCGGACGATCGAGCACGCCTTGCGGGACCTCTCGAACCTCGCCGCCCAGCGGCGCAACCGGCTGATCGCGCACGTCACGACCGCGGTCGAGCTGACCGAGGACGAGCAGCGCGATCTCGCGGCCGCACTGAGCGAGACCTACGCGCACGAGCTACGGCTGGAGATCGTGGTCGACGAGTCGTTGATCGGCGGGCTCACGGTCCGGGTCGGCGACGAGCTGATCGACGCGAGCGTCGCGCGCCAGCTCGACGAAGCCCGCCGCAAGCTGACCGGCGTTTCGGGCACTCGCCCGCGCCGGGCATAG
- the atpD gene encoding F0F1 ATP synthase subunit beta, translated as MTATLEEQSTTDEGGGIGRIVRVIGPVVDVEFAPDEMPEIYNAIEVERTLGDDTRTLTLEVAGHIGDNMVRAISMQPTDGLVRGSQAKDTGAPISVPVGDATLGHVWNVLGLPLDVDISTIEVNERWPIHRPSPPIDELEPRTEMFETGIKVIDLLAPYVRGGKIGMFGGAGVGKTVVIQEMIRRVAQQFGGRSVFAGVGERTREGNDLYLEMEEADVLKDTALVFGQMDEPPGTRLRVALAGLTMAEYFRDVQRQDVLLFIDNIFRFTQAGSEVSTLLGRMPSAVGYQPTLADEMGELQERITSTRGHSITSLQAIYVPADDITDPAPHTTFAHLDATTVLSRSISEKGIYPAVDPLDSTSRILDARYVGDEHYQTARRTQEILQRYRDLQDIIAILGIDELSEEDRITVNRARRIERFLSQPFFVAEQFTGIPGKFVPLAETIDSFKRLCEGEFDEAPEQAFFMCGGVEDVEANARRLAE; from the coding sequence GTGACCGCCACGCTTGAAGAGCAGTCGACGACCGACGAGGGCGGTGGGATCGGCCGGATCGTCCGGGTGATCGGGCCTGTCGTCGACGTCGAGTTCGCGCCCGACGAGATGCCGGAGATCTACAACGCGATCGAGGTCGAGCGCACGCTCGGGGACGACACGAGGACGCTGACCCTCGAGGTCGCCGGCCACATCGGCGACAACATGGTGCGCGCGATCTCGATGCAGCCGACCGACGGTCTGGTGCGCGGCTCGCAGGCCAAGGACACCGGCGCTCCGATCTCGGTCCCCGTGGGCGACGCGACGCTGGGTCATGTGTGGAACGTGCTCGGCCTGCCGCTCGACGTCGACATCTCCACGATCGAGGTCAACGAGCGCTGGCCGATCCACCGCCCGTCGCCGCCGATCGACGAGCTCGAGCCGCGGACCGAGATGTTCGAGACCGGCATCAAGGTGATCGACCTGCTCGCGCCGTACGTGCGCGGCGGCAAGATCGGGATGTTCGGCGGCGCCGGCGTCGGCAAGACCGTCGTCATCCAGGAGATGATCCGCCGGGTCGCGCAGCAGTTCGGCGGTCGCTCGGTGTTCGCCGGCGTCGGCGAGCGCACCCGTGAGGGCAATGACCTCTACCTCGAGATGGAAGAGGCCGACGTCCTCAAGGACACCGCGCTCGTGTTCGGTCAGATGGACGAGCCGCCGGGCACCCGGCTGCGGGTCGCGCTGGCCGGCCTGACGATGGCCGAGTACTTCCGCGACGTGCAGCGCCAGGACGTGCTGCTGTTCATCGACAACATCTTCCGGTTCACCCAGGCCGGCTCCGAGGTGTCGACGCTGCTCGGCCGGATGCCCTCGGCCGTGGGCTACCAGCCGACCCTCGCCGACGAGATGGGTGAGCTGCAGGAGCGGATCACCTCGACCCGCGGCCACTCGATCACCTCGCTGCAGGCGATCTACGTGCCCGCCGACGACATCACCGACCCGGCGCCGCACACGACGTTCGCGCATCTCGACGCCACGACAGTGCTCTCGCGGTCGATCTCGGAGAAGGGGATATACCCGGCGGTCGACCCGCTGGACTCGACCTCCCGCATCCTCGACGCCCGGTACGTCGGCGACGAGCACTACCAGACCGCTCGGCGTACCCAGGAGATCCTGCAGCGCTACCGCGACCTGCAGGACATCATCGCCATCCTCGGCATCGACGAGCTGTCCGAGGAGGACCGCATCACGGTCAACCGCGCGCGCCGGATCGAGCGGTTCCTGTCCCAGCCGTTCTTCGTCGCCGAGCAGTTCACCGGCATCCCCGGGAAGTTCGTGCCGCTGGCCGAGACGATCGACTCGTTCAAGCGGCTCTGCGAGGGCGAGTTCGACGAGGCGCCGGAGCAGGCGTTCTTCATGTGCGGCGGCGTCGAGGACGTCGAGGCCAACGCGCGGCGGCTCGCCGAGTAG
- the atpB gene encoding F0F1 ATP synthase subunit A, with amino-acid sequence MSPTTARVLASTIEVGDHPHVKFLGLTFNVDTMYTTTIAAVATVLFLWWVTRKATSEVPGRAQIIVETVLGQTRTYVEDAVGHDVPPWLVPLGFSLFIFILFCNWLEWIPSGHHPERLGPPTADINLTLALMVVVVVGYTYIGFKRKHFRYVTNMITAKPPVVGAFIAIVIDQIANPLALALRLFGNVLASGVMLAVIALLPVYLFWMYGPFNVIWKLFDIGLIFPIQAFIFSFLTILYFGLALADEH; translated from the coding sequence ATGAGCCCCACCACCGCGCGGGTTCTCGCCTCGACCATCGAGGTCGGCGACCACCCGCACGTGAAGTTCCTCGGCCTGACCTTCAACGTCGACACGATGTACACCACGACGATCGCCGCGGTCGCCACCGTGCTGTTCCTGTGGTGGGTGACCCGCAAGGCCACCAGCGAGGTCCCGGGCCGGGCGCAGATCATCGTCGAGACGGTGCTCGGCCAGACCCGCACCTATGTCGAGGACGCCGTCGGGCACGACGTCCCGCCGTGGCTGGTGCCGCTCGGCTTCTCGCTGTTCATCTTCATCCTGTTCTGCAACTGGCTGGAGTGGATCCCGTCCGGCCACCATCCGGAGCGGCTCGGCCCGCCCACAGCGGACATCAACCTGACGCTCGCGCTGATGGTCGTGGTGGTGGTCGGCTACACCTACATCGGGTTCAAGCGCAAGCATTTCCGGTACGTCACGAACATGATCACGGCCAAGCCGCCGGTGGTCGGAGCGTTCATCGCGATCGTCATCGACCAGATCGCCAACCCGCTCGCTCTGGCGCTCCGACTCTTCGGCAACGTGCTCGCGAGCGGAGTGATGCTCGCGGTGATCGCGTTGCTGCCGGTCTACCTGTTCTGGATGTACGGCCCGTTCAACGTGATCTGGAAGCTGTTCGACATCGGGCTGATCTTCCCGATCCAGGCCTTCATCTTCTCGTTCCTCACCATTTTGTACTTCGGCTTAGCGCTGGCCGACGAGCACTGA